A window of the Gossypium arboreum isolate Shixiya-1 chromosome 2, ASM2569848v2, whole genome shotgun sequence genome harbors these coding sequences:
- the LOC108464398 gene encoding uncharacterized protein LOC108464398 — protein sequence MVQQTVDPKFSEYGMLNPENNSPICDKQPPAGAKKTPLRDLQNENRIVPNSAGSSPFPKDRGPGIDPIKVSGTKRPSPECPVSPSQCQSPSSCAANGHLVYVRRKCEAELGKSSVFDYTSTSNCQQMRQVRQPEESNKLKSQIKELRVPCFPALAPLPMASLTRSSSKPSVPLPPGKSAMKLTPSESSQHPVVTTSPLLDSLKGIRKLHWEERYYQLQMLLKKLDQSDQEDYIQMLRCLSAVELSRHAIELEKRSIQLSLEEAKELQRVSILNVMGRTMKMVKAPSTQPDQSHK from the exons ATGGTTCAACAAACGGTAGACCCTAAATTCAGTGAATATGGAATGCTGAACCCAGAGAATAACTCACCCATCTGTGATAAGCAACCTCCAGCTGGTGCAAAGAAGACACCATTGAGAGACCTCCAGAACGAAAATAGAATTGTGCCCAACTCTGCAGGGAGCTCTCCATTTCCTAAAGATAGAGGTCCTGGTATTGATCCTATCAAGGTTTCTGGAACTAAGAGACCATCCCCTGAATGTCCTGTGAGCCCCTCGCAATGCCAATCTCCAAGCAGTTGTGCTGCAAATGGGCACCTTGTCTATGTCCGGAGAAAATGCGAAGCAGAATTAGGCAAAAGCAGTGTTTTTGACTATACCAGCACAAGTAATTGCCAACAAATGAGGCAAGTTAGACAACCGGAGGAAAGTAACAAACTAAAATCCCAAATAAAGGAGTTGAGAGTTCCTTGTTTTCCAGCTCTTGCACCACTACCAATGGCATCACTGACAAGATCATCTTCCAAACCTTCCGTACCTTTACCTCCTGGAAAGTCTGCTATGAAATTAACACCCTCAGAATCCAGTCAACATCCAGTTGTTACTACTTCTCCTTTGTTGGATAGCCTGAAAGGAATTAGGAAACTTCACTGGGAAGAGCGATATTATCAATTGCAGATGCTACTGAAAAAGTTGGACCAATCCGATCAAGAGGATTATATCCAGA TGCTTCGATGTCTTTCTGCAGTTGAACTCAGCAGACATGCTATTGAGCTGGAAAAAAGATCAATTCAGCTCTCACTGGAGGAAG CAAAAGAGTTGCAGCGTGTCAGCATTTTAAATGTCATGGGAAGAACTATGAAGATGGTTAAAGCACCCTCCACTCAACCAGATCAGTCACACAAATGA
- the LOC108466814 gene encoding zinc finger protein ZAT3-like: MNENIDSDHGFRFLSSVTQHNVLDLPSSSSNTVNYDPKPRKKRTKVVKVDVGQFPTCSSTTVSRPKYAKKPDPAAPKITRPCTECGKKFWSWKALFGHMRCHPERQWRGINPPPNYCRPVKAASNVETLMTEDDHEIAASLLMLANGSTASESECGTSYRPEVQETEAFSQHLGANIRFECSSCKKGLASHQALGGQWASHKNVKGCFAITRSEGYDVKDHSFDEDKMMMVLGHKCSICWKLLSSGQALGGHKRYRWEKGDDEASSLNLLTAKEDCGLDLNLPPAALQNDSYPSGLALDLRLSL, encoded by the coding sequence ATGAACGAAAACATTGATTCTGATCATGGGTTTCGATTCCTTTCTTCTGTTACCCAACATAACGTCCTGGACTTGCCTTCTTCTTCAAGCAATACTGTGAATTATGATCCAAAACCCCGCAAGAAACGTACAAAAGTAGTAAAGGTCGACGTTGGTCAATTCCCGACTTGTTCTAGCACCACCGTTTCCAGGCCTAAATATGCCAAAAAACCTGACCCTGCTGCACCAAAGATTACACGTCCTTGCACTGAATGTGGCAAGAAGTTCTGGTCATGGAAAGCACTTTTCGGACATATGCGATGTCACCCTGAGCGACAGTGGCGTGGAATTAACCCCCCTCCTAATTATTGCCGCCCTGTTAAAGCCGCAAGTAATGTGGAGACCTTGATGACTGAGGACGATCATGAAATTGCAGCCTCCTTATTGATGCTGGCAAATGGTTCCACCGCTAGTGAGAGCGAATGTGGTACAAGTTATCGACCCGAGGTTCAAGAAACCGAAGCTTTTTCACAACATTTGGGTGCAAATATCCGTTTCGAATGCTCGAGTTGCAAGAAAGGTCTCGCGTCACACCAAGCATTAGGGGGTCAGTGGGCTAGCCACAAGAATGTCAAGGGTTGTTTCGCGATAACAAGAAGCGAGGGCTACGATGTCAAGGATCATAGCTTTGATGAGGATAAGATGATGATGGTGTTGGGTCACAAATGCAGCATTTGTTGGAAGTTGTTGTCTAGTGGTCAAGCCTTAGGTGGGCATAAAAGGTATCGTTGGGAGAAAGGGGATGATGAGGCATCATCACTCAACCTTTTGACAGCAAAGGAAGATTGTGGATTGGATCTGAATTTACCACCAGCTGCTCTTCAAAATGATTCATATCCCTCAGGCTTAGCTTTGGATTTGAGGTTAAGTCTCTGA